The proteins below come from a single Plasmodium sp. gorilla clade G2 genome assembly, chromosome: 13 genomic window:
- a CDS encoding sporozoite surface protein 2 produces the protein MNYLWNVKYLVIVFLIFFDIFLVKGSDVQNIVDEVKYREEVCNDELDLYLLMDCSGSIRRQNWVNHAVPLAMKLIKQLNLSEKAIHLYANIFSNNAKEIIRLHSDASKNKGKALDIIKSLLGTNLPYGRTNLSDALLQVTKHLNDKINRPNANQLVVILTDGIPDSIQDSLREARRLNDNGVKIAVFGIGQGINVAFNRFLVGCHPSDGKCSLYADSAWENVKNVIGPFMKAVCVEVEKTANCGVWGEWSPCSVTCGKGTRSRRREILHEGCTSELQEECEEESCPTKSAPLDVPEEPEDDQPRPRGDNFTIEKPGDHVIDNYPKDPSPNPEEGKGENQVQFDVDENPENPPISDVPQQEPNVPEDSEKEVPSDVPEKPQDDREEPSDFPKKPENQNDDNDNLPNDKNDRYIPHPPLPPKVLDNERNEIDQKHKYNNENRHLPNSEDRETRPHGRHNENRSYNRKYNDTPKYTENEEYENADYNKKKGGSDNRYKIAGGIAGGLALLACAGLAYKFVVPAAAAPFAGEPAPFDEALGEEDKDLDEPEQFRLPEENDWN, from the coding sequence atgaattatctttggaatgtaaaatatttagtCATCGTGTTTTTGATTTTCTTTGATATATTTCTAGTGAAAGGTAGCGATGTACAAAATATAGTAGACGAAGTAAAATATCGTGAAGAAGTATGTAACGATGAGTTAGATCTGTATCTTTTGATGGACTGTTCTGGAAGTATACGTCGTCAAAATTGGGTGAACCATGCAGTACCACTAGCtatgaaattaataaaacaatTAAATCTGAGTGAAAAGGCAATTCACTTATATgctaatattttttcaaacaatgcaaaagaaattataagaTTACATAGTGATGCATCTAAAAACAAAGGGAAGGCTTTAGATATTATAAAGTCACTCTTAGGAACAAATCTTCCATATGGTAGAACAAACTTAAGTGATGCACTCTTACAAGTAACAAAACATTTAAATGACAAAATCAATAGACCAAATGCAAATCAATTAGTTGTTATATTAACAGATGGTATTCCAGATAGTATACAAGATTCATTAAGAGAAGCAAGAAGATTAAATGATAATGGTGTTAAAATAGCTGTCTTTGGTATTGGACAAGGTATTAATGTAGCATTCAATAGATTTCTTGTAGGTTGTCATCCATCCGATGGTAAATGTAGCTTGTACGCTGATTCTGCATGggaaaatgtaaaaaatgttATCGGACCCTTTATGAAAGCTGTTTGTGTTGAAGTGGAAAAAACTGCAAATTGTGGTGTTTGGGGAGAATGGTCTCCATGTAGTGTAACTTGTGGTAAAGGTACCAGGTCAAGAAGAAGAGAAATCTTACACGAAGGATGTACAAGTGAATTACAAGAAGAATGTGAAGAAGAAAGTTGTCCTACTAAATCGGCACCATTAGATGTTCCAGAAGAACCTGAAGATGATCAACCTAGACCAAGAGGAGATAATTTTACAATCGAAAAACCAGGCGATCATGTAATAGATAATTATCCTAAAGATCCTTCACCAAATCCAGAAGAAGGAAAAGGTGAAAATCAAGTCCAATTTGATGTAGATGAAAATCCAGAAAACCCACCAATTTCTGACGTACCTCAACAAGAACCAAATGTACCTGAAGATTCAGAAAAAGAAGTACCTTCTGATGTTCCAGAAAAACCACAAGACGATCGAGAAGAGCCCTCAGATTTTCCAAAAAAACCTGAAAATCAGAACGATGATAACGACAATTTaccaaatgataaaaatgatagaTATATTCCACACCCACCATTACCTCCAAAAGTTTTGGATAATGAAAGAAATGAAATTGATCagaaacataaatataataatgaaaataggCATTTACCTAATAGCGAAGATAGAGAAACGAGACCACATGGAAGACATAATGAAAATAGATCATacaatagaaaatataatgatactCCAAAATATActgaaaatgaagaatatgaaaatgcagattataataaaaaaaaaggaggaTCAGATAATAGATATAAAATTGCAGGTGGAATAGCTGGTGGATTAGCTTTACTTGCATGTGCTGGACTTGCTTATAAATTCGTAGTACCAGCAGCTGCTGCACCCTTTGCCGGAGAACCTGCACCTTTTGATGAAGCATTAGGTGAAGAAGATAAAGATTTGGACGAACCTGAACAATTCAGATTACCTGAAGAAAACGATtggaattaa